One genomic window of Quercus lobata isolate SW786 chromosome 9, ValleyOak3.0 Primary Assembly, whole genome shotgun sequence includes the following:
- the LOC115959087 gene encoding metal tolerance protein 1-like isoform X2 — MEVQNSEHGHIIEVCGDVQAAATSFTGSKICGEAPCGFSDAKASSKDAKERSASMRKLLIAVVLCIIFMSVEVVGGIKANSLAILTDAAHLLSDVAAFAISLFSLWASGWEATPRQSYGFFRIEILGALVSIQMIWLLAGILVYEAIARIINDTGEVQGFLMFVVSAFGLVVNIAMALLLGHDHGHGHGHGHGHDHGHGDHGHIHGGLDELHNHGLTVTTHHRHHHHNHHDEGDFEHHDHHDEGHSINDHEHHHDHKADHAEPLLKKCCEGEKKPKDEAKQKKQWNINVQGAYLHVLGDSIQSVGVMIGGAIIWYNPEWKIIDLICTLVFSAIVLVTTIRMLRNILEVLMESTPREIDATKLEKGLCEMDEVVAIHELHIWAITVGKVLLACHVIIKPDADADMVLDKVIDYIRREYKISHVTIQIERQ, encoded by the coding sequence ATGGAAGTGCAAAATTCTGAACATGGTCATATAATTGAAGTGTGTGGAGATGTGCAAGCTGCAGCAACAAGTTTCACAGGGAGTAAGATTTGTGGGGAAGCACCATGTGGATTTTCAGATGCTAAAGCCAGTTCCAAAGATGCCAAGGAACGGTCAGCATCTATGCGGAAACTTTTGATTGCTGTTGTACTGTGTATCATTTTCATGAGTGTGGAAGTCGTTGGAGGTATTAAAGCCAACAGTCTTGCAATTTTGACTGATGCAGCTCATCTATTGTCCGATGTGGCTGCATTTGCAATATCTTTATTCTCACTTTGGGCATCAGGATGGGAGGCAACACCACGTCAGTCATACGGTTTCTTCAGAATTGAAATATTGGGTGCTCTTGTTTCCATACAGATGATATGGCTTCTTGCTGGGATCCTTGTTTATGAAGCTATTGCTAGAATTATCAATGATACTGGTGAAGTTCAGGGCTTTCTCATGTTTGTAGTTTCTGCATTTGGTTTGGTGGTTAATATTGCCATGGCTCTCTTGTTGGGACACGATCATGGTCATGGTCATGGTCATGGCCATGGACATGATCATGGCCATGGTGATCATGGTCATATCCATGGTGGTCTTGATGAATTGCATAACCATGGTTTAACTGTTACCACCCATCATCGCCATCATCATCACAATCATCATGATGAGGGGGACTTTGAACATCATGATCATCATGACGAGGGGCACTCCATAAATGACCATGAACACCATCATGATCACAAAGCTGATCATGCCGAGCCTCTACTGAAGAAATGCTGTGAAGGTGAAAAGAAGCCAAAGGATGAAgctaaacagaagaagcaatGGAATATTAACGTACAGGGGGCTTATCTTCATGTACTTGGGGATTCCATTCAGAGTGTTGGGGTGATGATTGGTGGGGCAATTATATGGTATAACCCTGAATGGAAGATTATTGATCTGATATGTACCCTTGTATTCTCTGCAATTGTGTTGGTCACAACAATCAGGATGCTGCGGAACATTCTGGAGGTTTTGATGGAGAGCACACCCAGAGAAATAGATGCCACAAAGCTTGAGAAAGGTCTCTGTGAGATGGATGAGGTAGTTGCTATCCATGAGCTGCACATTTGGGCCATAACCGTAGGGAAAGTCTTATTGGCTTGCCATGTTATAATTAAGCCCGATGCTGATGCTGATATGGTACTGGACAAAGTTATAGACTATATCAGGAGAGAGTACAAGATCAGTCACGTGACTATTCAGATAGAACGCCAGTAG
- the LOC115959087 gene encoding metal tolerance protein 1-like isoform X1, with translation MIHEAMEVQNSEHGHIIEVCGDVQAAATSFTGSKICGEAPCGFSDAKASSKDAKERSASMRKLLIAVVLCIIFMSVEVVGGIKANSLAILTDAAHLLSDVAAFAISLFSLWASGWEATPRQSYGFFRIEILGALVSIQMIWLLAGILVYEAIARIINDTGEVQGFLMFVVSAFGLVVNIAMALLLGHDHGHGHGHGHGHDHGHGDHGHIHGGLDELHNHGLTVTTHHRHHHHNHHDEGDFEHHDHHDEGHSINDHEHHHDHKADHAEPLLKKCCEGEKKPKDEAKQKKQWNINVQGAYLHVLGDSIQSVGVMIGGAIIWYNPEWKIIDLICTLVFSAIVLVTTIRMLRNILEVLMESTPREIDATKLEKGLCEMDEVVAIHELHIWAITVGKVLLACHVIIKPDADADMVLDKVIDYIRREYKISHVTIQIERQ, from the exons ATGATTCATGAGgct ATGGAAGTGCAAAATTCTGAACATGGTCATATAATTGAAGTGTGTGGAGATGTGCAAGCTGCAGCAACAAGTTTCACAGGGAGTAAGATTTGTGGGGAAGCACCATGTGGATTTTCAGATGCTAAAGCCAGTTCCAAAGATGCCAAGGAACGGTCAGCATCTATGCGGAAACTTTTGATTGCTGTTGTACTGTGTATCATTTTCATGAGTGTGGAAGTCGTTGGAGGTATTAAAGCCAACAGTCTTGCAATTTTGACTGATGCAGCTCATCTATTGTCCGATGTGGCTGCATTTGCAATATCTTTATTCTCACTTTGGGCATCAGGATGGGAGGCAACACCACGTCAGTCATACGGTTTCTTCAGAATTGAAATATTGGGTGCTCTTGTTTCCATACAGATGATATGGCTTCTTGCTGGGATCCTTGTTTATGAAGCTATTGCTAGAATTATCAATGATACTGGTGAAGTTCAGGGCTTTCTCATGTTTGTAGTTTCTGCATTTGGTTTGGTGGTTAATATTGCCATGGCTCTCTTGTTGGGACACGATCATGGTCATGGTCATGGTCATGGCCATGGACATGATCATGGCCATGGTGATCATGGTCATATCCATGGTGGTCTTGATGAATTGCATAACCATGGTTTAACTGTTACCACCCATCATCGCCATCATCATCACAATCATCATGATGAGGGGGACTTTGAACATCATGATCATCATGACGAGGGGCACTCCATAAATGACCATGAACACCATCATGATCACAAAGCTGATCATGCCGAGCCTCTACTGAAGAAATGCTGTGAAGGTGAAAAGAAGCCAAAGGATGAAgctaaacagaagaagcaatGGAATATTAACGTACAGGGGGCTTATCTTCATGTACTTGGGGATTCCATTCAGAGTGTTGGGGTGATGATTGGTGGGGCAATTATATGGTATAACCCTGAATGGAAGATTATTGATCTGATATGTACCCTTGTATTCTCTGCAATTGTGTTGGTCACAACAATCAGGATGCTGCGGAACATTCTGGAGGTTTTGATGGAGAGCACACCCAGAGAAATAGATGCCACAAAGCTTGAGAAAGGTCTCTGTGAGATGGATGAGGTAGTTGCTATCCATGAGCTGCACATTTGGGCCATAACCGTAGGGAAAGTCTTATTGGCTTGCCATGTTATAATTAAGCCCGATGCTGATGCTGATATGGTACTGGACAAAGTTATAGACTATATCAGGAGAGAGTACAAGATCAGTCACGTGACTATTCAGATAGAACGCCAGTAG
- the LOC115962114 gene encoding protein DMR6-LIKE OXYGENASE 2-like yields the protein MAATTTTTTATKVLLTDLASSVNHVPSNYIRPISDRPNLSDVQSSDASIPLIDLQGLQGPSHSNIIKQIGQACQQEGFFQIKNHGIPETLISTIMDIAREFFRLPESERMKSYSDDPTKTTRLSTSFNVKTEKVSNWRDFLRLHCYPLEHYVKEWPSNPPSFWEDVAEYCTSVRRLVLRLREAISESLGLERDCIEKALGKQGQQMALNYYPPCPQPELTYGLPGHTDPNLITILLQDEIAILLQDDVPGLQVLRDDKWIAVNPIPNTFIVNIGDQMQVLSNDQYKSVLHQAVVNCNKERILIPTFYCPSNDVIDDDYIAIYRNFTYAEYSEKFWNRGLATERCLDMFKTSSA from the exons ATggcagccaccaccaccaccaccaccgccaccaaaGTACTTCTAACCGACCTTGCTTCAAGTGTGAACCATGTTCCCTCAAACTACATTCGACCCATTTCCGACCGACCAAACCTCTCTGATGTTCAATCCTCGGATGCCTCCATTCCTCTTATTGATCTCCAAGGCTTACAAGGCCCCAGCCACTCCAACATTATCAAACAGATTGGCCAAGCTTGCCAACAAGAAGGTTTCTTTCAG ATTAAAAACCATGGAATACCAGAGACACTGATTAGTACAATTATGGACATAGCAAGAGAATTTTTCCGATTGCcagagagtgagagaatgaAGAGTTACTCAGATGACCCAACAAAAACCACCAGGCTTTCTACTAGTTTCAATGTAAAGACTGAGAAGGTATCAAACTGGAGGGATTTTTTAAGACTCCATTGTTATCCTCTTGAGCACTACGTGAAAGAATGGCCTTCGAATCCTCCTTCCTTTTG gGAGGATGTGGCTGAGTATTGCACCAGTGTTAGAAGATTAGTGCTAAGGTTGCGAGAGGCCATATCAGAGAGCTTGGGCCTAGAAAGAGACTGCATTGAAAAGGCTTTAGGCAAGCAGGGTCAACAAATGGCATTGAATTATTATCCACCTTGTCCACAGCCAGAGCTTACTTATGGGTTGCCTGGTCATACTGATCCTAACTTAATCACAATTCTTCTTCAAGATGAAATCGCAATTCTTCTTCAAGATGATGTGCCTGGATTGCAGGTCTTAAGAGATGACAAATGGATTGCTGTCAATCCTATTCCCAATACCTTCATTGTCAACATTGGTGACCAAATGCAG GTACTTAGCAATGATCAATACAAAAGTGTGCTTCATCAAGCTGTTGTGAACTGCAACAAAGAGCGAATATTAATCCCAACATTCTACTGTCCATCAAATGATGTTATCGACGATGATTATATTGCAATCTATAGAAATTTTACATATGCAGAATATTCAGAGAAATTCTGGAACAGAGGACTTGCAACTGAACGTTGTTTAGACATGTTCAAAACATCTAGTGCTTAA